A window from Solanum stenotomum isolate F172 chromosome 5, ASM1918654v1, whole genome shotgun sequence encodes these proteins:
- the LOC125864161 gene encoding uncharacterized protein LOC125864161: MDPDSAPGLDGLTAKFFQTCWGMVAPGVTNVFHSIFCGSNLPKCGDKRSLTLMMDTLSTYERVCGQQINKLKSSVSLSGNEHIQAITKIEEITRMEYKKLPIKYLGCPLYEGRKNTVLFSEMMGKILNRTGGCHTKMLSVGGRAVLIKHVLLSLPVHMLAAIHPLIGVLNQIEKMLNKFFLRGTNEIKKMHWASWKIYASPMRKVEQVLEDYKTYAKLLQ; the protein is encoded by the exons ATGGATCCTGATAGTGCCCCCGGGCTTGATGGATTAACAGCTAAGTTCTTTCAAACTTGTTGGGGAATGGTAGCCCCTGGTGTTACTAATGTGTTTCACTCTATTTTTTGTGGCTCTAACTTGCCTAAATG TGGAGACAAGAGGTCTCTAACATTAATGATGGACACTCTTAGCACTTATGAGAGAGTTTGTGGACAACAAATCAACAAGCTCAAGTCTAGTGTGTCTTTATCTGGAAATGAACATATTCAAGCTATCACAAAGATTGAAGAAATAACAAGAATGGAGTACAAAAAACTTCCAATCAAATACCTAGGGTGTCCTCTCTATGAAGGAAGGAAGAACACTGTCTTATTTTCTGAAATGATGGGTAAAATTTTGAACAGGACTGGAGGCTGCCATACTAAAATGTTATCAGTTGGTGGAAGAGCCGTCTTGATCAAACATGTGTTGTTGTCCTTACCAGTTCATATGTTGGCAGCTATTCACCCTCTTATTGGTGTTCTAAATCAAATCGAAAAAATGCTCAATAAATTCTTTTTAAGAGGTAcaaatgagataaaaaaaatgcacTGGGCCTCCTGGAAAATTTATGCTTCCCCTATGAGGAAGGTGGAGCAGGTTTTAGAAGATTACAAGACATATGCAAAGCTTTTACAATAA